The following coding sequences lie in one Mus musculus strain C57BL/6J chromosome 11, GRCm38.p6 C57BL/6J genomic window:
- the Slc35b1 gene encoding solute carrier family 35 member B1 isoform 1 (isoform 1 is encoded by transcript variant 1), translated as MAASRSLVPDRLRLPLCFLGVFVCYFYYGILQEKITRGKYGEGPKQETFTFALTLVFIQCVINAMFAKILIQFFDTARVDRTRTWLYAACSVSYVGAMVSSNSALQFVNYPTQVLGKSCKPIPVMLLGVTLLKKKYPLAKYLCVLLIVAGVALFMYKPKKVVGIEEHTVGFGELLLLMSLTLDGLTGVSQDHMRAHYQTGSNHMMLNINLWSTFLLGAGILFTGELWEFLSFAERYPTIIYNILLFGLTSALGQSFIFMTVVYFGPLTCSIITTTRKFFTILASVILFANPISSMQWVGTVLVFLGLGLDAKFGKGTKKTSH; from the exons ATGGCCGCTAGTAGATCCCTGGTGCCTGATCGGCTGCGCCTGCCGCTCTGCTTCTTGGGTGTCTTTGTCTGCTATTTCTACTATGGGATCCTGCAGGAGAAGAT CACAAGAGGGAAGTATGGAGAAGGACCCAAACAGGAGACATTCACCTTTGCCTTAACTTTGGTTTTCATCCAGTGTGTGATCAATGCTATGTTTGCCAAGATCT TGATCCAGTTTTTTGACACTGCCAGGGTGGATCGCACTCGGACCTGGCTCTATGCTGCCTGTTCTGTCTCCTATGTGGGTGCCATGGTCTCCAGCAACTCAGCCCTGCAGTTTGTCAACTATCCAACTCAG GTTCTCGGTAAATCCTGCAAGCCAATCCCAG TTATGCTCCTGGGAGTGACGCTCTTGAAGAAGAAGTACCCGCTGGCCAAGTACCTGTGTGTATTGCTAATTGTGGCTGGCGTGGCTCTTTTCATGTATAAGCCCAAGAAGGTGGTTGGAATAGAAGAGCACACTGTTGGCTTTGGAGAGCTTCTTCTG ctCATGTCTCTGACCCTGGATGGACTGACAGGTGTTTCCCAGGACCATATGCGGGCTCATTACCAAACAGGTTCCAACCACATGATGTTGAACATCAACCTTTGGTCCACGTTCTTGCTTGGTGCTG GGATCCTGTTTACTGGGGAGCTCTGGGAGTTCTTGAGCTTCGCCGAGAGGTACCCGACCATCATCTATAACATCCTGCTCTTTGGCCTGACCAGTGCCTTGGGTCAG AGCTTTATCTTCATGACAGTCGTGTACTTCGGTCCCCTGACCTGCTCCATCATCACCACAACCCGGAAGTTCTTCACCATCTTGGCTTCTGTGATCCTCTTTGCCAACCCCATCAGCTCCATGCAGTGGGTGGGCACCGTGCTGGTTTTCCTGG GTCTCGGTCTTGATGCCAAGTTTGGGAAAGGAACAAAGAAGACCTCCCACTAG
- the Slc35b1 gene encoding solute carrier family 35 member B1 isoform 2 (isoform 2 is encoded by transcript variant 2) gives MVSSNSALQFVNYPTQVLGKSCKPIPVMLLGVTLLKKKYPLAKYLCVLLIVAGVALFMYKPKKVVGIEEHTVGFGELLLLMSLTLDGLTGVSQDHMRAHYQTGSNHMMLNINLWSTFLLGAGILFTGELWEFLSFAERYPTIIYNILLFGLTSALGQSFIFMTVVYFGPLTCSIITTTRKFFTILASVILFANPISSMQWVGTVLVFLGLGLDAKFGKGTKKTSH, from the exons ATGGTCTCCAGCAACTCAGCCCTGCAGTTTGTCAACTATCCAACTCAG GTTCTCGGTAAATCCTGCAAGCCAATCCCAG TTATGCTCCTGGGAGTGACGCTCTTGAAGAAGAAGTACCCGCTGGCCAAGTACCTGTGTGTATTGCTAATTGTGGCTGGCGTGGCTCTTTTCATGTATAAGCCCAAGAAGGTGGTTGGAATAGAAGAGCACACTGTTGGCTTTGGAGAGCTTCTTCTG ctCATGTCTCTGACCCTGGATGGACTGACAGGTGTTTCCCAGGACCATATGCGGGCTCATTACCAAACAGGTTCCAACCACATGATGTTGAACATCAACCTTTGGTCCACGTTCTTGCTTGGTGCTG GGATCCTGTTTACTGGGGAGCTCTGGGAGTTCTTGAGCTTCGCCGAGAGGTACCCGACCATCATCTATAACATCCTGCTCTTTGGCCTGACCAGTGCCTTGGGTCAG AGCTTTATCTTCATGACAGTCGTGTACTTCGGTCCCCTGACCTGCTCCATCATCACCACAACCCGGAAGTTCTTCACCATCTTGGCTTCTGTGATCCTCTTTGCCAACCCCATCAGCTCCATGCAGTGGGTGGGCACCGTGCTGGTTTTCCTGG GTCTCGGTCTTGATGCCAAGTTTGGGAAAGGAACAAAGAAGACCTCCCACTAG
- the Fam117a gene encoding protein FAM117A isoform X4 yields the protein MHKRSASWGSTDHRKEITKLKQQLQRTKLSRSGKEKERSCPVQGDHAALGAGRASLPSHPPGPPVLRLSPCLHRSLEGLNQELEEVFVKEQGEEELLRILEVPDGHRAPAPPQNSSCDHSLLLEPGNLTSSPSVPLASPQPPSQASREEHQGATEELASIHGNKASSPGNPAFLEDGSPSPVLAFAASPRPNHSYVFKREPPEGCERVRVFEEATSPGPDLAFLTSCPDKNKVHFNPTGSAFCPVSLIKPLFPSMGFIFRNCPSSPGSPLPTASPRAPRKGPEASKASSLPSEPWQRSPPSEESVLFQSSLVV from the exons ATCACCAAGTTGAAGCAGCAGCTGCAGAGGACAAAACTGAGCCGcagtgggaaggagaaggagcGGAGCTGCCCTGTCCAAGGGGACCATGCTGCGCTGGGAGCAGGGAGG GCATCCCTTCCCAGCCACCCCCCAGGACCCCCCGTCCTGCGACTCAGCCCTTGTCTGCACAGAAGCCTAGAAGGGCTCAACCAGGAGCTGGAAGAGGTGTTTGTGAAGGAGCAGGGTGAAGAGGAGCTGCTGAGG ATACTTGAGGTCCCTGATGGGCACCGTGCCCCAGCTCCTCCACAGAATAGCAGCTGTGACCATTCCCTCCTTTTGGAGCCAGGCAACCTGACCAGCTCTCCCTCCGTGCCACTGGCATCCCCCCAGCCTCCCAGCCAGGCCAGCCGTGAGGAGCACCAGGGTGCCACCGAGGAACTAGCATCCATCCACGGTAACAAAG CCTCCTCTCCAGGCAACCCAGCCTTCCTAGAAGATGGCAGTCCGTCTCCAGTCCTTGCCTTTGCTGCTTCCCCTCGGCCCAATCACAGCTACGTCTTCAAACGGGAGCCCCCAGAAGGCTGTGAGAGAGTGCGTGTGTTTGAGGAGGCCAC GTCCCCAGGTCCTGACTTGGCCTTCTTGACTTCCTGTCCTGACAAGAACAAAGTCCATTTCAACCCGACTGGCTCCGCCTTCTGCCCTGTCAGCTTGATCAAGCCCCTCTTCCCCAGTATGGGCTTCATCTTCCGTAACTGCCCCTCCAGCCCTGGCTCCCCTCTTCCCACTGCCAGCCCCAGGGCACCTCGGAAGGGTCCAGAAGCTTCCAAGGCCTCCTCGCTGCCATCTGAGCCATGGCAGCGCAGCCCACCATCGGAAGAGTCTGTGCTTTTCCAGAGCTCCTTGGTAGTCTGA
- the Slc35b1 gene encoding solute carrier family 35 member B1 isoform X1: MLLGVTLLKKKYPLAKYLCVLLIVAGVALFMYKPKKVVGIEEHTVGFGELLLLMSLTLDGLTGVSQDHMRAHYQTGSNHMMLNINLWSTFLLGAGILFTGELWEFLSFAERYPTIIYNILLFGLTSALGQSFIFMTVVYFGPLTCSIITTTRKFFTILASVILFANPISSMQWVGTVLVFLGLGLDAKFGKGTKKTSH, translated from the exons ATGCTCCTGGGAGTGACGCTCTTGAAGAAGAAGTACCCGCTGGCCAAGTACCTGTGTGTATTGCTAATTGTGGCTGGCGTGGCTCTTTTCATGTATAAGCCCAAGAAGGTGGTTGGAATAGAAGAGCACACTGTTGGCTTTGGAGAGCTTCTTCTG ctCATGTCTCTGACCCTGGATGGACTGACAGGTGTTTCCCAGGACCATATGCGGGCTCATTACCAAACAGGTTCCAACCACATGATGTTGAACATCAACCTTTGGTCCACGTTCTTGCTTGGTGCTG GGATCCTGTTTACTGGGGAGCTCTGGGAGTTCTTGAGCTTCGCCGAGAGGTACCCGACCATCATCTATAACATCCTGCTCTTTGGCCTGACCAGTGCCTTGGGTCAG AGCTTTATCTTCATGACAGTCGTGTACTTCGGTCCCCTGACCTGCTCCATCATCACCACAACCCGGAAGTTCTTCACCATCTTGGCTTCTGTGATCCTCTTTGCCAACCCCATCAGCTCCATGCAGTGGGTGGGCACCGTGCTGGTTTTCCTGG GTCTCGGTCTTGATGCCAAGTTTGGGAAAGGAACAAAGAAGACCTCCCACTAG